From one Babylonia areolata isolate BAREFJ2019XMU chromosome 35, ASM4173473v1, whole genome shotgun sequence genomic stretch:
- the LOC143277850 gene encoding uncharacterized protein LOC143277850, producing MATSSENVDSDDGDTPRDLVVKLVKLEDQLGLTRWTTWSEVKIEPLDDYEYEDGSTAMTEDGGMEWASVKEEPPEESGAFAHTCVNGADTETSATRQEGVIARADDAERTAADRLSPPTTCVPLSVLVNNAIATVYSQAPMDGTSAEESASATSLIVVSPGTCAVDGGAMVSTSHSQVAVSEAPKASSHCEVATREVGVSSPQGVGLDSLHIGSPPGSVVVVGTGAGDLAPLEPDSAVDLMDIGSSQLTAVDEQTVRGLEDVVVAVSTPSPSKMAVKRADRHAHRKSKRGRKPKKLPGEEEPFVIIKKTHGKKRGRPPKNSKIHVNGADSVGAVSSVGAVSSVGAVSSEGAVSNTNKNHVKVADNAKTVPKAKTKTKTKKKADAVPDTKEGGVFPMHPTMGKRLQAGSSTAFNLFRLALMLQNEEAAVAFAQHYRLLPRYRFCPLCSQRLEKLYRIVRHNKRPLFRFQCNKQPCKMGRNQVPLRWGTKFVSSNLSLRKAIILDYCFVKKYDIPTAKSESAMPECEESDRMVSTSTETVVDYYNHCREICAYSIIKSPPIGGLGYTVELFESFFVGSKSHNQGGSKSHKVHAFQGQYILSGICIENNDVLFAVAPDLEPNNILPLLQSKIALGTHIRTSSCDTYRQLKKFGYEHTVVKDTQLFVHNDLNFSGCSNVSQAGTMRPLAFHRRSGTFNLHLAEYLWRRKHRDAADLFVAYLETVAAVYPLNLPAAEGEQMDGDNPDSVLK from the exons TGAAAATTGAGCCGCTAGATGACTATGAGTATGAAGACGGCAGCACAGCCATGACGGAAGACGGAGGCATGGAGTGGGCATCGGTGAAGGAGGAACCCCCAGAAGAAAGTGGAGCATTCGCCCACACCTGCGTCAATGGAGCGGACACGGAAACAAGTGCAACGCGACAGGAAGGTGTCATAGCCAGAGCCGATGATGCTGAGAGGACAGCTGCAGACAGGTTGTCTCCCCCTACTACCTGTGTGCCATTGTCAGTGCTGGTGAACAACGCCATTGCCACAGTGTATTCCCAG GCACCCATGGACGGCACCAGTGCCGAGGAGTCTGCTAGCGCTACCTCCCTCATCGTCGTGTCCCCAGGCACCTGTGCTGTTGACGGCGGCGCCATGGTATCCACCTCCCATTCCCAGGTAGCTGTCAGTGAGGCGCCCAAGGCATCGTCCCATTGTGAGGTGGCCACGAGGGAAGTGGGCGTGTCGTCGCCCCAAGGTGTGGGGCTGGACTCTCTCCACATTGGATCACCGCCaggcagtgtggtggtggtggggacgggtGCTGGAGACCTGGCCCCCCTGGAACCAGACAGTGCTGTGGACCTGATGGACATTGGCTCCTCACAGCTGACAGCGGTGGACGAGCAGACGGTGAGGGGGTTGGAAGACGTGGTGGTGGCCGtctccacaccctccccttccaAGATGGCGGTAAAGCGGGCTGATCGCCACGCCCACAGGAAGAGTAAGAGAGGCCGGAAGCCGAAGAAACTGCCTGGGGAGGAAGAGCCCTTTGTCATCATCAAAAAGACTCACGGGAAAAAGAGAGGCAGGCCTCCCAAGAACAGCAAAATCCATGTGAACGGTGCGGACAGTGTGGGTGCCGTTTCCAGTGTGGGTGCAGTTTCCAGTGTGGGTGCAGTTTCCAGTGAAGGTGCCGTctccaacacaaacaaaaaccacgtgAAAGTTGCAGACAACGCAAAGACTGTCCCGAAggcgaaaacaaaaacgaagacaaagaagaaggcaGATGCTGTGCCGGACACGAAAGAGGGGGGAGTGTTTCCAATGCACCCGACCATGGGCAAACGTTTACAGGCTGGTTCCAGCACGGCCTTCAACTTGTTCCGGCTGGCGCTGATGTTGCAGAACGAGGAAGCGGCGGTGGCCTTCGCCCAGCACTACCGACTGCTGCCTCGCTACCGGTTCTGCCCCTTGTGCAGCCAGCGGCTGGAGAAGCTGTACAGGATCGTGCGCCACAACAAGAGGCCTCTCTTCCGCTTCCAGTGCAACAAGCAGCCATGCAAGATGGGGAGGAACCAGGTCCCGCTGAGGTGGGGCACCAAGTTTGTCAGCTCCAACCTGTCGCTGAGGAAGGCCATCATTCTGGACTATTGCTTCGTCAAGAAGTACGACATCCCCACGGCCAAGTCGGAGAGTGCCATGCCAGAGTGTGAAGAGTCGGACCGCATGGTGTCCACGTCCACAGAGACGGTGGTGGACTACTACAATCACTGTCGGGAGATCTGCGCTTACTCCATCATCAAATCCCCGCCCATCGGTGGGCTGGGCTACACGGTGGAGCTCTTCGAATCGTTCTTTGTGGGCTCCAAGAGCCACAACCAGGGGGGCTCGAAAAGCCACAAGGTCCACGCGTTCCAAGGGCAGTACATCCTGTCGGGGATCTGCATTGAGAACAATGATGTGCTGTTCGCTGTGGCCCCTGACCTGGAGCCCAACAACATCCTGCCGCTGCTGCAGAGCAAAATCGCCCTgggcacgcacatacgcacgtccTCGTGCGACACCTACCGGCAGCTGAAAAAGTTTGGCTATGAGCACACAGTGGTAAAGGACACTCAGCTCTTCGTTCACAATGACCTCAACTTCAGCGGTTGCTCCAACGTGTCGCAGGCAGGTACCATGCGACCTTTGGCTTTCCACCGGCGCAGTGGCACCTTCAACCTCCACCTGGCGGAGTACCTGTGGAGGAGGAAGCACCGCGATGCTGCCGACCTGTTTGTGGCCTACCTGGAGACGGTGGCTGCTGTGTACCCCCTCAACCTGCCTGCTGCAGAAG gtGAGCAAATGGATGGTGACAACCCAGATTCAGTCCTGAAGTGA